The segment ATTCTAActgattaaaaaaatgttgatacacGCATTAACCGAAATTAAGTGAAATTCAGCAGATAATTGGACCAAGCTGTGGAAAACTCCCTGCCTTGCGCAAATATGAATAAGACgctaataaaaagaaaaaatatccttATTTGAGGAAGGCTGTACGCGGTTTAAACTCAGTTTTTGTAATTATGACAAAAGTTCCTGAGAACAATTGTTTATGAGTATCGGAGTCCTACTCACGGATAGTATAACAACCGCCCTTGTTGCAGGCGTCGGTGTCGCAGCACCCTCCACAGAGCTGAGCGACGTGAGGGTCGTTACCAATACCCGTCTGTCGTCTGCCGTGTGAGATGCCGTGACCGTGATGAAGGAAGATGTCACACATCTGAAACAGGACGCAGGTCATTTTTATACCAATTGTCTTACTACAACTAAAGACTTATTACCCCATTGCATTAGAATTGTGGTACCCATTGCCATAGAATTGTGGTACACATTGTATTAGAGTTGTGGTACACATTGTATTAGAGTTGTGGTACACATTGTATTAGAATTGTGGTACACATTGCATTAGAGTTGTGGTACCCATTGCAGAAGAGTTGCGATAAACTGGGATATGGTACTTCATCcattttttatcaaacttgcagGAATGATAGCATACAAAAACCTTTCGCCCTATCAAggtcaaatgaaaggtgaaggtctCTTGAGAAATGGGAATTATTAATCTCTTTAAGCACAACTTAAAGACTTTGTGAATTCTAATTGTTTAGCTAGAACAGTGttttattgttatcaaaggtaTAGAGCacagtaaataaataaaacactgacaacACCAGAAGATACCACGTGACACCGCTTCAGGAATATCACTAAGTATCTTACAAAGGTTTGGGTTCCTATTGGTTTTTACGGATAAAAGGACAAAATTGCTGAATGTCCCGTTTTCGTGAAGCACTTGTTTGTTCTATAGTCATACCTCTCTCAAACATTAATTTTATAGATTTTCAATCACACATCGCCATAATTCCCCTCTCATAGTGCAGTTCACTACATCATCCATTTAATCAGGCTTTCCaatataacaccccccccccccccccccaggtgTAAGAAAAGACAATCCAAACCATGATTATAATTAGTTTTTGAACAGACTAGCGAGCATTTTTATCTCTATACTCACTACTTTACTGCGACATCCCATCCTGTGACGGACTTGATGGTTCTGATCCATCACGACATCTGCAAAACACTCCTGCAAGGACGTCAAAAACAAACCGTATGTAAAGAACGACACTTCCGGAAGTCGTGTTGTTAAAAAGAGAGTGTTAGAATGGGTTTACCTCATGATCTTCACAGTTCTTGATCTGTGTGCAAGATTTTGGATCTATTTCGGGgttcaaacaaacttggcatttTCTGGTTGGTTTTGGAGCTACATACAGCAAAATAGCATATACAAATTGAAAATCTTGATCGCGGCACAAAATGTGCACGAGTTGCAAAACCAGAGACATATAACAGTTATATGTCTATGGCAAAACATACATTCACGCATGAAATTATCTTTAAACTTTGACGCCGTTTAGATATCTATCAAAGAATTAAATTATAGATGGAATTTACATCCTTAGAAGTTTTGGTATATTAAATTTCGGTGTTACTTGTGACAATGGTGCACAACTTGTTGTTACAGTAACCGGACGAACAACATTGAGTGCACAGATGTATGATCTCTCTTTTTTCTTTGTACGTCATATCCTCTACGTCATCTTCACGTTTCCCGAGGGACGCCAGAATATCACAAATCTGTCCAAGAAATACCACTCGTCATAAAAACATTCTGGGTGTGAGAAATGTCTGTTGCGGTGTATCCTATATTAATTTATTATGCTGATGTGCTCTGTATTTATGTAAGCAGTTGTACTACGTACTCGCTTGGCTTTACACCCCAGCGTGAAATAGACATTGTGTTCTTCACTGATGTACTTGTCGGTGAAACATTGCTGAAAGGCATATCAATAAAATGACCAGCCTGCAATaatcaatttgttttcaaatcgTTACCAGTAATTTTTATCAAACACGTCAAAACTGCTTAAATAGTATGATATGACGTCATACCTCGTCTGCGTTACAAGCCTCTGTAACGGTGCAGTCTATTGGATCGGCGACTTTGTCACAGCGGTAGCACACAAACGGGGCTAGATCAAGTTGTTACAAAATAGGTCATTAATGTCAAtgaattttcatcatttaaGCGTCAGTAATTTGCCTCTAACTGCCTGAGGTGGCTCGctaaaaggtacatgtatttcggTTCCAGAAAGTGTGGGTCGCATGCGTTTACCACGATTTatatgttgttttacgtcctattCAGGAATTTTCCCCTGACAGACACGTCGCCATCTTAAGGCGAAGTGACACAAATTGTGACCTATGCATGGTGCTTACAGCATTACGAGTGATTATCCTGTCAACGCCTACCGTAACACGGAAACCCCGTTTCAGTTCATATCCGCAAGTTCTGTGACTTTCACGTCTAATGCTTGACGTCGCCGTCACCGCCTATGTACGTCTGAAGTTCCACGCGGCGCCGGGATCGAGAATCGAACCGGGACCATTAGGCTACAGCGACTATTCGACCACGGAACCGGGACCACCAGGTGACGGCTCGACCACGGAACCGGGACCTCTTGGCTACAGTGACGGCTCAACCACGGAACCGGGACCACTAGTCTTCAGCGACGGCTCGGCCACGATTGAAATAAGATAGAATAGTTATCTTAAGCTAATTtttcatataatgaaaatagtTTTGGTAAACGCATGCGACCCTTAAAACGCTGCCTGGTAGTTTTGACAATATTTGAGGAAAACGTAGCAATAAAAAATCACAAGCGTCGTGACGGTACATTTGAAGACAGGACTCAGTTCGgcagaaaataaatcatttttgtaTTCAGTTTGGAAATGACTtagttttaaagaaattaatgaattatcaaaatTCAAGGCTGCAAATGGACGTTGTCGTCCTTTCTTGTGTAACGTCTGTATGAAAAATACATTTGAAGGTCACACGTACCTTGTTTCTTGACCGCTCCGCCGTGAAGACAGACAAGTCCTAGAAGTTCAAACGAAATCAGCGTATTGATAATAATGCTATTTATTAACATCAGTTTCTTTAATTCAAAACTTATAATCGGCAGAATGTCTGACCTGAGATGAGAAAAATGGCCCCAGCTAGCGACGACATTTGGTACCAAAGTGATCAGTTCTGGGGTTTCTATTAATAACGATCGTTGATAACCTTTTCGTGTCTCTTAGTACAGTACTGTATAGTATTCTTCAACGACTGTTAGGACTAATGTAAAATACTGTTGTCTATCTTTCACATTCATGTAAAATCACTTTGCAGTGAATAGAGTGTATCGCGTATGAAATAAAGACTTACTTTAGCgaaaaaaattatatggtcAACTATTGTCTCAAAATTTCTATTATATTTAAATCAAAGTACACGAACCTCGTTCTTTGCTATATTGAATCAAAGTATGTCAGTTTTTACTATGATAAATCAAAGTATATCagtttttattatacatttgtatatcagAGACTCTTTATACCTTAGAAACAAAGGATTATTACAACTATGATACCGTATAAcacagtatatatgtattttatactACATGGAGAACAACACTTACATGTTCTTTAGTGCCTATAAAGAATTAAATTGAATATCAAATCAGAGTACCTCAGCTTATAATAGATCAAAGAACCTCAGTTTTTTTAACACAGTAATTTGTAGTTTACTATTTAGTACTATTGGATTTCGATCAGCGCTTTTTGTTTTCGAAACATAATGTACACAAATCCATTAATCTTGACAAATCATTATTTTTAGAAACGTATTTTATATTTGCATATCAAATACACATACAGCTAGAAAACCCGGTACAGATTAACATACCTCTGGTCTGTATTATAGGGACCCATATCTAATATTGATGTAACAAACAAAGGGGAAGATGAGAGCAGTGAAAATAGAAATGTTGAAATACTGGTGcgtgaaaaaagaaattaaaaactcTGATTGTGTCTTAGACTAACATTTAAATTCCATCTTATCTTACTACTTCCCACGACACTTAAGAGTCGACAATTCAGTGGCGTTGTTCCCCGTTATACACCCCGACTAAGAATAAAGATTCTTCTGCTCTAATCTTatgtaatgtaattttttttttacatttttcaatGTGATAACCCCCTCCCACCCCGTGTTTAAAACTTcaaaaattcatatcataaactAACCTctctttattttaattattggaagtatattttacaaatattcattcattctaCAGTTTCACGATAACTGTATATGGCGATGATGTGATTTTCCATATTTAGAATTTATTTGTACGTTTCTAGGGTGTTAGCCCCGCCCCCATCTCCACGTGTGTGAAAAGGCCTGTATAAAACAGACTCTCTGTAACTCCGTTTTACAGAAACTTCATCTTTTCCACGTACAGTATTACCACGATACTTACTACGCACTCATGGCTTTCTTAGCTGTCTCTGGGGTAAGTTTTATAGACCAGTTTCCATGTGATATTACCGATATCTATTAAGGCAATACCTCGCAGTGCTTCATAAATACACTTTGACTTCTGTAGTTCTCGTTCATTTATTCCAATTCTTAAGATTTTATAATTATCGTCTAGACTCAGATAAATATTTGtccttaatatatatatatatatagagagagatcAAGTTAAAGCCCGTGTATTTCTTATGGACTTAGAACATCATCAAAAATGGAGTTTTGGTGTGTGTGCCTATATATTCGAACTTACACTGCGATAATTTTTCTACGCGCTCAGTTCCAAGGGAGGGGGACGTTATGCCCACACtgatattcaacaaaatttCTTACTAGTTATTCGgtgtaaaattcaaaatgtgaaaaagtAAAAGTCCTCCACGTGGAATAGTGTAAATCCCTTTCAGAAAAAATGTTACGGATGGATCCCCCCTCTTGGAAAAGGGGAAAAAAGTTTGCGTACGAAATAtagatgtatatgtattttttaaaatgactaaCATTATCCTGTTTTGTTCAGAATTCATGTTGAGAATTGCCTCTGTATCCGCTTATCGGATCTGTCGCCAGCCTCACCATATGGTCACGTCGTCACGTCTTTATCAAATACCCGGACAATCCCTGGAGGGTCAAAGAGATTAAAATGTCCTAAATGGTCAATGGCCACGAGTAGCTGTAATATGTTTGTTTTTCCGGAGTGAACTCGGTACACACTGATACTGGCTTTGATAGTGGCTATGGATCGGTCTAGTTCATGACATTGGGATCTATCGGCAGACAGAATGCCCTTCACTATCCTACATAGAAGCACAGGGGCTAaacccgttttgggcccgaactctgtgataccataaggctgttcaaaattaattctacGTTTAACGTCACCTCAAAACTTCAAAACCTATGAGGGAGggaggaaaaaaataaacaaacaaaaattttaaacaaatgtgtatttattgaaaatcacCTATTCAGTGAcccaaaaatcaacaatttcaaataGACATCACCCAATTTAGTGACCAAAAACGTAATATGTCAAATTAAACACATTGTGGGATTTGATTTTCAAGTCCAAGTCAATTTTTGCGTTTTCCCAGCAAAGACTTTTTCCTTAATCTGGGTTTTTATCCCTTCTGCGAACACACCATGCAGATTGGGTGAGCAGAGTAGTGGCTTGTGATAATATCAGGTGGTACATCCAATGGATTTTCGTCACCACAAACATAGCAAACTAAAGGAAAACTTCCTCTTGTGGAAATAGTTGCTAGACACATGTGACTCAGTTACAATTAAaattatgatgacaatatttcatacatttttataatgacacatcttaaagtttaaaatatgctttactttgttttgtgttgattttttaaaatacaattttgaaagGAAGATGCTAACCTGGTGTACCACAACTAAAAGATCAGGATTGTACCTTCACATCTACAAATACAAGGCAGGAttccgatagtttaggacgccctcaaataaattgattaaataattacagtttcctttttagtgcttttaatttttatgattaaatgctttgtacaaagtaataATCAATCAGCAAGTTCTGTATTTCCAATCGTAGTACAAACTGTCATGAAATAGTACATCGGAACTCTTCActgttgagaaggtaaatatgaaatgtgatagggagttaataggatgtctaagaCGAAAAGTTGAAGCGATCAAGGAATTgcttaacccattttaatcgcaaaaaGCGGCTGAatttcaggcaagatttcccgaatcactttgtgtgacactggtctgacattcggaagaggcgtcagtccaaatatccagcctcgacgaatctcgctgagattagttcGGTTCAACCCATCTTTGTACGTTTTCTTTACTTTAATAGTGGCATAtacttccattttcttcatttaaggGCCTCTGATTAAGCGTTTTCCTCTTACACGGGATGTAGAATTAAGTCGCTAAATGAAAAACCAAACCTGAACGACTACTTAAAATCCggatttatttgttttttcaaaacggCAATTTCGCCGAAACCTACGCACGCGGGTGACGTTAAACGTAGAATTAACTTTAGACAGCCTAAAtactatatttatggtatcacagagttcgggcccaaaacgggcttagcccctgcgCATAGAAGCGGGAAGTTTGACGAGAAGA is part of the Ostrea edulis chromosome 2, xbOstEdul1.1, whole genome shotgun sequence genome and harbors:
- the LOC125682292 gene encoding uncharacterized protein LOC125682292; this encodes MSSLAGAIFLISGLVCLHGGAVKKQAPFVCYRCDKVADPIDCTVTEACNADEQCFTDKYISEEHNVYFTLGCKAKRICDILASLGKREDDVEDMTYKEKREIIHLCTQCCSSGYCNNKLCTIVTTPKPTRKCQVCLNPEIDPKSCTQIKNCEDHEECFADVVMDQNHQVRHRMGCRSKVMCDIFLHHGHGISHGRRQTGIGNDPHVAQLCGGCCDTDACNKGGCYTIPHYNLTHHG